One Desulforhopalus sp. DNA segment encodes these proteins:
- a CDS encoding spermidine/putrescine ABC transporter substrate-binding protein, giving the protein MAFNVEQRTSDEYDTFMKGTALLQLRRSATAKRGHLPACRGLLLSITLAVLSCCLPGQALCSASASQAAKQLVFYTYAASMPQGVLDGFTREYGIPVQYLSFQSSEEAEERIRSGQVYDVVLIENQLFPSLIKDRLLAEINLASVPNFKNISANFRDLVYDPGNRYSVPGSYGTTGLVVRTDLVGDHIQGWADLWHLQPPSKIGLRVQPREILGMTLTSLGFPFASENPRELAAALQRLLQLKPSVVMLDIEAAEAAAKLLRGEIAVLHGYAGDYWAAHRENPAVTFVLPREGTALWGESYAIPARSLQKQSAELFINYLLRPEVTAQIINEKKYAQPNDSALPLVHPEIRNNPVVFPGNKELGHGSIVLPLSPEGKKLYADIWAQFMTE; this is encoded by the coding sequence ATGGCATTCAATGTGGAGCAAAGAACCTCAGATGAGTACGACACATTCATGAAAGGTACTGCCTTGCTGCAACTCCGAAGGTCGGCAACAGCAAAGCGGGGCCATCTGCCGGCTTGTCGTGGCCTGCTGCTATCGATAACGCTGGCGGTTTTGAGCTGTTGCCTGCCCGGGCAAGCGCTTTGCAGCGCATCGGCATCCCAGGCGGCAAAGCAACTGGTGTTTTATACCTACGCCGCAAGTATGCCGCAGGGAGTTCTTGATGGTTTTACCCGGGAATATGGCATTCCCGTCCAATACCTGTCGTTTCAATCCTCCGAGGAGGCTGAGGAACGCATCAGATCCGGCCAGGTTTACGATGTGGTGTTGATAGAAAATCAGCTCTTCCCCTCGCTCATCAAAGATCGTCTCCTTGCCGAGATCAACCTTGCCAGTGTTCCGAATTTCAAGAATATCTCGGCTAATTTCCGTGATTTGGTGTACGACCCCGGCAATCGTTATTCGGTTCCCGGCTCCTACGGAACCACCGGTCTGGTGGTGCGCACCGACCTCGTCGGCGATCACATACAGGGCTGGGCGGATCTCTGGCATCTGCAGCCTCCCAGTAAAATCGGACTGCGGGTGCAGCCCCGGGAGATACTTGGTATGACCCTGACATCCCTTGGTTTTCCCTTCGCTTCGGAAAATCCCCGGGAACTGGCAGCAGCACTGCAGCGCCTTCTGCAGCTGAAGCCCTCGGTCGTCATGCTTGATATAGAGGCGGCTGAGGCGGCGGCGAAACTGTTGCGGGGCGAGATTGCCGTTCTACACGGTTATGCCGGAGATTATTGGGCGGCCCATAGAGAAAACCCGGCGGTCACCTTTGTGTTGCCCAGGGAAGGGACAGCCCTGTGGGGAGAGAGCTATGCCATCCCTGCGAGAAGCCTCCAGAAGCAATCCGCGGAACTTTTCATCAATTATCTGTTGCGTCCCGAAGTCACCGCGCAGATTATCAACGAAAAAAAGTACGCGCAACCCAACGACTCAGCACTTCCCTTGGTCCATCCGGAGATACGTAACAATCCGGTGGTATTTCCCGGAAATAAAGAGTTGGGACACGGTTCGATCGTCCTGCCCCTCAGTCCGGAGGGGAAAAAGTTGTATGCCGATATTTGGGCACAATTTATGACGGAGTGA
- a CDS encoding spermidine/putrescine ABC transporter substrate-binding protein, which translates to MRNSSKFTKRWLSVLCGLALISLLYGCENSSRPKKAPPPSLAKELVFYNWVDDMPKSVLDAFTKEYGVKVNYVTFESQEEAVDNILKGNVYDVAVLENPFIPALISANRLAEIDFDHVPNFKNISANFRDLAIDPGNRYTAPYHYGTTGLLVRTDLIGHGVTSWNDLWDSRYAGKVALRLQQRELIGMTLLSLGYKLNSEKPEEVNAAVDRLIDLKQSVKWIEVDTPKAVARILSGEAVIMLGWPLDYQEAHGANPAVSYVLPKEGTALWSDNYVIPASSPNAYTAAIFINFLLRPEISAQIVNEKNYPTANEAAIPLVHPAVRNDPVIFPTAEELRQAHFFLPIQMAAGSLYHKAWERFLAAPPRQQGD; encoded by the coding sequence ATGCGGAATTCGTCGAAGTTCACAAAAAGATGGCTGTCGGTGCTTTGCGGTTTGGCGCTGATATCACTGCTGTATGGGTGTGAGAATTCCAGCCGGCCGAAGAAGGCCCCCCCGCCATCACTTGCCAAGGAATTGGTGTTCTATAACTGGGTAGACGACATGCCGAAGTCGGTGCTTGATGCCTTTACCAAGGAATATGGGGTCAAGGTTAATTATGTCACCTTTGAATCCCAGGAAGAGGCCGTCGACAATATCCTGAAAGGCAATGTTTACGATGTAGCGGTCCTGGAAAATCCCTTCATTCCCGCGTTGATCTCGGCCAACCGTCTGGCCGAGATCGATTTTGATCATGTCCCCAATTTCAAGAATATCTCGGCGAATTTTCGCGATCTGGCCATTGATCCAGGCAACCGTTACACCGCCCCCTATCATTATGGCACCACCGGCTTACTGGTGCGCACCGATCTCATCGGCCACGGAGTGACCAGCTGGAACGATCTGTGGGATTCCCGCTACGCCGGAAAGGTAGCCTTACGGCTTCAGCAAAGAGAGCTGATTGGCATGACTCTGCTGTCGCTGGGGTATAAGCTGAATTCGGAAAAACCGGAGGAAGTCAATGCGGCGGTTGATCGCCTCATTGACCTGAAACAGTCCGTCAAGTGGATCGAGGTCGATACCCCCAAGGCGGTGGCGAGAATTCTCAGCGGCGAAGCCGTGATAATGCTGGGGTGGCCCCTTGACTATCAGGAGGCGCATGGGGCCAATCCGGCCGTTTCCTATGTTCTTCCCAAGGAAGGCACGGCCCTGTGGAGTGATAATTATGTCATTCCGGCAAGCAGCCCCAACGCCTATACTGCCGCGATCTTCATTAATTTCCTGTTGCGGCCGGAGATCAGCGCCCAGATCGTCAATGAAAAGAATTACCCGACCGCCAATGAGGCGGCCATTCCCCTCGTTCATCCTGCGGTGCGTAATGATCCGGTTATTTTCCCCACGGCGGAAGAGCTCCGTCAGGCCCATTTCTTTCTTCCTATCCAGATGGCGGCGGGATCATTGTACCATAAGGCCTGGGAACGTTTTCTCGCTGCTCCGCCTCGGCAACAAGGTGACTGA
- a CDS encoding ATP-binding protein — translation MNTEPSPQTSGSLRRNLLKVFGIAMFIVMFSSITGLYFLVRQTEYEGWLGRQREATQRVAQTVGDFIKRQQSLLHLLRLFGLQKFSDISPEFEEFLENEPILQELIHVDSQGRIIAHAPANQKILANLFTIPQSNWFIAARNGENYIGDRQLSVTDEPYLFFSIPVKDGGVIASRLRMHILNEVVDNLHFGKTGIAYLINRDGRVVAHSSPEVALANTKLEDQSDIIKLIRANREIWSGSYRSFKGEPVIGTMIPVPGTPWIAVTELPLVEAHAASLNALLVILAAAFGISVLLVIIITRFLNSQFLRPIEQLQLGVQQISLGNQDLRLDLIGPDEIRNVAAAFNAMTTRLQLRQQEIAEQNVALQQAKEAAETATRAKSSFLANMSHEIRTPMTAIIGMTHLAKEAQTDEKRQQFLETVQHSAESLLGILNDILDFSKMEAGQLHLNSAPFDLRQLLDSVVATMSGTAREKGLQLLSCPPENGPLVFIGDDLRLRQILLNLVGNAIKFTPTGAITIRLTLENSESDDAKHTLHFSIEDSGIGIPEEKLSMIFNTFEQGDSSYVRKYGGTGLGLAICRQLTALMEGRLWVESRVNVGSTFHFAVPLRPSLEQVVPDQDTVAEDVKPPALIKDLHILVVDDNKLNRDLACMILGADIRATTAGNGMEALQAMASGDFDAVLMDIQMPVMDGLTATAAIRSIEEGAPLAVDLPDDLVGSLTERLRGKHLPIVAMTAHAMSEDKERCIFSGMDEYITKPFQPDIFAATLHTVISSPRAQQHPLRKAGSMRN, via the coding sequence ATGAATACTGAACCATCACCACAGACATCCGGCAGTCTGCGCCGTAACCTGTTGAAGGTGTTCGGTATTGCCATGTTCATCGTGATGTTTTCCAGTATAACCGGCTTGTATTTTCTGGTGCGGCAAACCGAATACGAGGGCTGGCTGGGAAGGCAGCGGGAGGCAACGCAGCGGGTTGCGCAAACCGTCGGCGACTTCATTAAACGGCAGCAGAGCCTGCTGCATCTACTGCGACTTTTCGGACTGCAGAAATTTTCCGATATTTCACCAGAATTTGAAGAATTCCTGGAAAATGAACCCATTCTCCAGGAGTTGATCCATGTCGACTCCCAGGGCCGGATTATCGCCCATGCCCCGGCAAATCAGAAAATTTTGGCGAATCTGTTTACCATTCCTCAGTCCAACTGGTTTATAGCGGCCCGTAATGGAGAGAATTATATCGGTGATCGACAATTATCGGTGACCGATGAGCCCTACCTGTTTTTTTCCATTCCGGTGAAAGATGGCGGGGTGATCGCCAGCCGCTTGCGCATGCATATCTTGAACGAAGTGGTTGACAATCTTCACTTCGGTAAGACCGGTATTGCCTATCTGATCAACCGGGATGGCCGGGTTGTTGCCCATTCGTCACCGGAGGTGGCGCTCGCTAATACTAAACTGGAAGACCAGTCGGATATTATCAAGCTGATCCGTGCCAATAGAGAGATATGGTCCGGTTCGTATAGAAGCTTCAAGGGAGAACCGGTGATCGGCACCATGATCCCCGTTCCCGGCACGCCATGGATTGCCGTCACCGAACTGCCACTGGTTGAGGCCCACGCCGCAAGTCTCAATGCCTTGCTGGTCATCCTCGCGGCGGCGTTTGGCATCTCCGTTTTGCTGGTGATTATCATCACCCGCTTTCTTAACAGTCAATTCCTGCGGCCCATCGAGCAATTGCAGCTGGGCGTGCAGCAGATCAGCCTCGGCAACCAGGATCTCCGTCTCGACCTGATCGGCCCTGACGAAATACGCAATGTGGCCGCCGCCTTCAACGCCATGACCACCAGACTGCAGTTGCGCCAGCAGGAAATTGCCGAACAGAATGTCGCTTTGCAACAGGCCAAGGAGGCGGCGGAAACTGCTACCAGGGCCAAATCGTCGTTCCTCGCCAATATGAGCCATGAGATACGTACACCGATGACGGCAATCATCGGCATGACCCATCTTGCCAAAGAGGCGCAAACCGATGAAAAAAGGCAGCAATTTCTTGAAACGGTACAGCATTCCGCGGAAAGCCTGCTCGGCATCCTCAACGACATCCTCGATTTCTCAAAAATGGAGGCCGGCCAACTCCACTTAAACAGCGCTCCCTTTGACCTTCGGCAGCTACTTGATAGCGTTGTTGCAACTATGAGTGGCACTGCCAGGGAAAAAGGTTTGCAGCTGTTGAGTTGTCCGCCGGAAAATGGGCCTTTGGTATTTATCGGCGATGATCTCCGGTTGCGGCAGATATTGCTCAATCTAGTCGGCAATGCCATCAAGTTCACGCCCACCGGCGCCATCACCATACGCCTGACTTTGGAAAACAGCGAATCCGACGACGCCAAGCATACCCTGCATTTTTCCATAGAAGATAGCGGTATCGGCATTCCTGAAGAAAAATTATCGATGATTTTCAACACATTCGAGCAGGGAGACAGTTCCTATGTGCGAAAATATGGGGGCACCGGTTTGGGCCTGGCCATTTGCAGGCAATTGACCGCTTTGATGGAAGGCCGTCTCTGGGTTGAAAGCCGGGTGAACGTCGGCAGTACCTTTCATTTTGCCGTGCCTCTGCGACCCTCCCTCGAACAGGTAGTGCCGGATCAAGACACCGTAGCGGAGGATGTCAAGCCGCCCGCCTTGATCAAAGACCTGCATATATTGGTCGTCGACGACAACAAGTTGAATCGCGATCTGGCCTGTATGATACTGGGGGCGGACATCCGGGCCACAACCGCCGGCAACGGGATGGAAGCCTTGCAGGCCATGGCCTCGGGTGATTTTGATGCGGTGTTGATGGACATCCAGATGCCGGTGATGGATGGCCTCACCGCAACTGCGGCCATCCGTTCCATCGAGGAGGGGGCGCCGCTTGCTGTCGATTTACCAGACGATCTCGTTGGTTCCTTGACCGAAAGGCTGCGCGGCAAACATCTGCCGATTGTCGCCATGACCGCCCATGCAATGAGTGAAGATAAGGAACGGTGCATATTCTCGGGAATGGACGAGTATATTACCAAACCATTTCAACCTGACATATTTGCGGCCACCCTCCACAC